ggtggggggttcctgtcagcaggcccccccccccaggcatgcTGTGTGGCTGGCGGCTGCCAGAGATgcttgggggcagagtggggggctgGCCTGATGTGCTGTTCTTTGCTGCAGGGGCTCtgcaagctgggctctgctggaggCATTGATTTCAGCATGAAGCAGTTCGCTGAGGGCTCCACCCTGAAACTGGCCAAGCAGTGCCGCAAGTGAGGGCCTGGGGCCgtcgggcggggtgggggggcatctGGGCGTGGGGTGGAGTCTGGtagatggggaggggggggaaatgtCCAGACGTAGGGGGAGGTGGAGTCTGGTagacgggggcggggggtggtggtgtccgggtgtggggggaggtggagTCTGGTGGGGGGGGACAGGATGTCCAGGTGTGGCGGGGGGTGGTGTCCGGGCGTGGGGGGAGGTGGAGTCTGGTAGAGGGGGGGGACAGGATGTCCAGGTGTGGCGGGGGGTGGTGTccgggtgtggggggaggtggagTCTGGTGGGCGGGGGGCCTGTCCAGGCATggggggggtcccaggggagcATTTGAGGTCAGGTGCCAGGGGGCGTGTCCAGGCGACTCCGGTaccacccagcccccctgctgcagTGGGGTGCCGGCGCAGGCTCATGGCTGCTCCCCCCCACAGGTGGCTGTGTAATGAGGCGATCGACGCAGGCACACGGCGCTGGGCGGTGGAGGGCCTGGCCTACCTCACCTTCGACGCGGATGTCAAGGAGGAGTTTGTGGAGGACAAGGCAGCTGTGCAGGCCATGTTCCAGCTGGCCAAGGTGCTGCTGCTGGGGCGGGTGACGGGGGCTGTgtcggggtctgggagggggacAGTGGGGCAGAACTGGGAGCTGCTTGCAGTCGATTGCTCCGTGGTGTCTGCTGGCCTAGCCCATATGCAGCCTACACTTTGCTGACCCCCCACTGTTCCCTGCAGTCAGAGGACAAGAGTGTGCTGTTCGCAGTGGCCTCCACGCTGGTGAACTGCACCAACAGCTACGACCACGAGGAGCCAGACCCCCAGATGCTGGAGCTGGCCAAGTACGCCAAGCAGCACGTCCCAGAGCAGCACCCCAAGGTCAGGAGAGGGTCTGGGCTGCACCCCAAGGGATTTCTGCATCCTGCCGAAGCAGCACTGTGTTGTGCTGGGGCCCCTGGGGATGCGGAGCCTTGTGTGCACTGTGTAGGATTTTGTCCTTTCCTGCACAGGATGAGCCAGGCTGTGTGAGGCGGCGGGTGCGCAAGCTGCTGGCTGCTGGCGTGGTGTCAGCTCTCACCTGCATGGTGAAGAGCGAAAACCCGGCGCTGACCAACTCCTGCCGGGAGCTGATCTCCAGGTGAGGCTGTGTCCGTGGGGGTGGCTGCCCGGCCCTCTGAGCCAGGTGCCCAGCAGGATGGGGGGTTCTGGGTTCTCCTGTGCATGGGAGGCAGGGCGCTGTGGGGTCCCGCCCAGTGCGGGGAGctgcagagtcccactgaaggCGCCCCAGGGTACGAGCATGGATCTGCACCCTGGCAAAGGGGCTGGGCGCTCGCACCCTCCCTGTCCGTGCCTGTGCTGACTGCGGCTGCTGCCGCTCTTTGCCCCCAGGGTGTTCCTGGCCGTGGTGGAGGAAGCAGCGGACAGAGGCAGCGTGGTggcccagggagggggaaaggtgagatgccagggctcccagcttctcccctccaGAGTCTCTACAGCGCCCCCCTGTGGGCATAGCacgagggggggagggaagcaaatGGCTctgtgggggttgggggtttCTGCCAAAGGCCCTAAGCACATGGACCTgacagagtccctgggctggggtgtCCCTGCTTGGCAGGGCTCTCACTGCCGGGGGGAGAGCCGCTTTCCTTGCGCACCCTGTGGCCGAGCTGGGCGTTGGGAGGGCTACTGGGCCCTGGCTCTGGTACTGACTGTCCTGCCTCCCGCAGGCGCTCATCCCGCTGTCCCTGGAGGGTACCGAGGTGGGGCAGGCCAAAGCAGCGCAGGCACTGGCGAAGATCACCATCACCTCCAACCCCGACATGGCGTTCCCTGGAGAGCGGGTCAGTGCAGCCTGGCATGTGCTgttctgggggcagaggggctgcccCACAGGGAGCCCATGAGCTGCGCCCAGCAGCCCACACCCAGGCAATTTTCCCCTGAGACTTTCCTCATGCTGGGGGGTCTCAGGGAGGGTGGGGGTCTCACTCTCCAGGGGAGGCAGTGACTCATGTCGGCTTGGTCTGCTGCCTTCGCAGCGGAGTCCCTGCTCCGTCGGGTGTCTGGGGTTCTGCAGCCATGGTCTGAGCCCCTCTGACTGCTGCCTTGCTCCCTAGATCTACGAGGTGGTCAGACCCCTGGTGAGTCTCCTGCACCTGCACCGCACCGGCCTGGAGAACTTTGAGGGGCTGATGGCATTAACCAATCTGGCTGGGATCAGCGAGAGGCTGAGGTAGGAGGAACAGCCTTGTGCCTGGCAATCAAAGCCGGGTCCTGCTGCTAGGAGACCCTCTCACCAGCGCTAAGGCcaccacctgccctgggcgggaGCAGGGTGCTCACTTGTGGCTTGTTGCAGGCAGAAGATCCTGAAGGAGAAAGCAGTGCCCATGATTGAGGGCTACATGTTTGAGGAGCACGAGCTGCTCCGCCTGGCGGCCACCGAGTGTATGTGCAACATGGCCATGAGCACAGAGGTGAGGGCGGGGTGGGCAGGGCatgggtctggggcaggggcctgCCCTCTGGCTGGAGGGCACTCCCCTGTCTGGCTCTGGGTTGCAGGTGCAGGAGCTCTTCCTGGCCGAGGGCAGCGACCGGCTGAAGCTGCTGGTCCTATACAGTGGGGAGGACGACGAGAAGCTGCGGCGAGCAGCCTCCGGCACCTTGGCCATGCTAACCTCACTGCTGCCCCAGATCTGCGGGAAGATCACCCAAGTGGTGAGACggcctctgcccctcccttacaCTGACACGTGAGGGACAGAACGAGCTCTGTCCTGCTCAGACTCTGCCCCGGCTGCTCTACACTGGGGCTGGCATAAGCTGCTCTGCGGCAGCaccacattccaccccagaggtagctggcTTGGTGGAGTGGGGGTACAGAATGTGGGATCTTGTGCCTTTGCAGTGAGTGCTGGAAGGGTGACCTAGCCCAGTGGCTGCCTGACTGGGCCTCTGCTGGGACCCTGGGGCAGGCGCGGGGAGCCAGCACGTGTGCGGGGCAGAGCAGGAAGTAGCAGCATGTCCTagctgcagcaggcagccagctccATTTGTCTGGCGTTGTCGGAAGGGGGACGGCAGGCAGacggggcagcagcagctggtctgtccagggctcagggcagagggtctcTGTTCCGAGAGGAGCCAGGGTGTGCTGGAGGGCTCCCTGCCCAGTTTCTGTGTCCATACAGGCACTCAGGGCCTGGCTCAAGCCCGTTTCCCTGTCTCCCCACAGACGGCTCACTGGCTGGAGATCCTGCAGGCCCTGCTGCTCAGCCCCAATGTGGAGCTGCAGCACCGCGGCGCTGTGATCGTGCTGAACATGATGGTGGCAGACCGGGAGATTGCAGCCAAGCTCATGGAGAGTGAGATGCTGGAGATCCTGTCCGTGCTTGCCAAAGACGAGCGCAACAAGCCCCGTGTGGCCCAAGCTGCCAAGGAGTGCCTAGCGCAGGCCATGGCATGTGGGCTGATCAAACCCAACGTGAATGGAGAGTGATTGGTCACCCTGGCAGGGTTCTCCTTCCTCTGTGCACACACTGCTCTGGGCTTGTAACACCCCCAGCTGCGGCTAGGGAAAGACACTGCCTTCGGAAGCTGGAGCCCCTGGGGTGCCCGGGgccatggtgggggagggaaggagtgtgGGCTGAGCTTGCCTCTTGTATCTTATCTTAACCTACGAGTGTATGCAAGGCTCTCAGGTTCTCTGCACCCCCCTGCTGCAGGGTCCCCTTGACGCACTTCCATCTATCCTGGAGCTGGCAGCCTCTGCTGGGAGCTCTCTGCGGGCATCCATGTCCTGCTGCACCCTGTGCTTGTCTGAGCACTACGCTCAGCTGTGCCCCAGTGCAGATGGATGCTGGGCGGGGGGACAGATggcacctgctgccccccaggaGGGGCCTTTGCACCCGCACCTCTTCTTGTGCCTAACACACATCTGTCTCCTCCAAGGGCTTTGACAGTCACAGCTCTGCGCCCGGCGGGCAGAGAGGGCAGGCTTCAATCACagcggggaggggctggctgctgCTCAGCGGTCAGGCGGTgcctgggctggaggggggggggtccccTCAGTCCGTGCTGTCCTGCGGGCGCTGGGGGAGAGGTGGCCGTGGCTGAACCCATGCTCCAGGCTGAATGCCCtgtgcaggagctggggctgagcctgccccgcccCGGGGCTGTATTTACTCTGCTGATAAAGGAAAACCTGCCGCCCTGGCTGAGCCGCGTGGACTGATCGAGCCAAAGGGCCGCGCGGGGGGGCCGGGCCgagcgctggggggggggggaagggagccaggctgacgggtgggggaggggcgacGGGGCCGGGCTGggtgggagccagggctggagccccCCGGGGGGAGGGGACCTGGGGCTGTTCccacggggggggcggggcgctgggtgtTACGTCACCTACAccgagtgggggagggggagcctccCCTGGCAAAGGGGCGGGGACTTGCCCTGCGCCATGTGACCGGAAGTCCCGCCCTCGCTGTGGTTGGCTGCGGCCCGGATGGCGGAACCGAGGCCTCAGCGCGGCTGGTTCGTTTTCGGGTTCCGGGGCTTCGCGGAGCCTCGCGGCGGCGGGGCCCGGCGACTGGAGCCGGAGCCGGGCGGGATCCGCGTGGTGCGGCCCGCGTGGAGCTACACGGGCCTGGTGACGGGTGAGACCCGCGGGGGGGCCGCTCGGTACCAGCCCGGTACCCCCCCGGTACTGCCCCCCCCGCTCGGTACCAGCCCGGTACCCCCCTGCCCCGGTCCCCCCCCCCGCTCGGTACCAACCCGGTCCCCCCCTGCCCCGGTCCCCCCCCCGCTCGGTACCAGCCCGGTACCCCCCCGGTACTGCCCCCCCCTCCGGTACCAGCCCGGTACCCCCCCGTACCCCTCCCCGCTCGGTACCAGCCTGGTAGCGCCCCCCACCCTGGTACCCCCCCCCTCCGGTACCAGCCCGGGAGCCCCCCGTACCCCTCCCCGTTCGGTACCAGCCCGGTACCCCCCCGGTACTGCCCCCCCCCGCTCGGTACCAGCCCGGTACCCCCCCGGGTACTGCCCCCCTCCGCTCGGTACCAGCCAGGTACCCCCCCGTACCCCTCCCCGTTCGGTACCAGCCCGGTACCCCCCCGGTACTGCCCCCCCCCGCTCGGTACCAGCCCGGTACCCCCCTGCCCCGGTACCCCCCCCCGCTCGGTACCAACCCGGTCCCCCCCTGCCCCGGTCCCCCCCCCGCTCGGTACCAGCCCGGTACCCCCCCGGTACTGCCCCCCCCTCCGGTACCAGCCCGGTACCCCCCCGTACCCCTCCCCGCTCGGTACCAGCCTGGTAGCGCCCCCCACCCTGGTACCCCCCCCTCCGGTACCAGCCCGGTACCCCCCCGTACCCCTCCCCGCTCGGTACCAGCCTGGTAGCGCCCCCCACCCTGGTACCCCCCCCTCCGGTACCAGCCCGGGAGCCCCCCGTACCCCTCCCCGTTCGGTACCAGCCCGGTACCCCCCCGTACTGCCCCCCCCCGCTCGGTACCAGCCCGGTACTGCCCCCCTTCGCTCGGTACCAGCCAGGTACCCCCCCTGCTCGGTACCAACCCTGTAACTCCCACCCCGCtaccaattccctccaccccctctctgCTCCTTTCAGTGCTGCCCCCTGACTGCTCTCTCTGCAGGGCACGGCCGCTTGGTGCTGGGGGGGTGGCTGGCGGGGGCACTGCCTGGGCACTGCCAGGACCTGCTCCCCTCCGAGAGCCACGTGCTGCTGCTGCGTGGGACGGCGCTGGAGGCCTGGGCACGGGGCGCAAGGCTGTGTCAGGGGCcctcctggcagcagcagctgcacccaGGGGAGGCGGCCAggcccctgcccctggccccctgTGGCTACATGATCCCGCGGCCGCCCTTCCTGTGCCCGCTGCCACCGGCGCTGCGGGCCCAGAAGCTGGTGCTGGGCCTTGAGCATGTGGTGCTGCTGGGCCAGGACGGTACCATCTACACCTGGGGCTGCGGCAGGTGGGTGTGGAAGGAGATGGGATGGTGGCTGGTCCCTATGGGGAGGGGAGGATacatggggcaggggtggctggTCCCTACAGAGGGTTGGGCTGGTGGTGGCTGgtccctgtggggagaggggaggacacAGGGTCGGGGTGGTGGTGGCTGGTCCctgtggggaagaggagaggccagagggttggggtggtggtggctggTCCCTGTGGGGAGGAGCAGCAAGGCAACGACATGGAGAACAGTGATATGCCCTGTCTCGTGTGTGTTTCCTGCAGACATGGGCAGCTGGGGCATGGGGGGCTGGAGCCTGCGTTGGAGCCCCGGCTCGTGGAGGCCTTGCATGGCGTGCCCATGGGGGACGTGGCAGCTGGAGGCTGGCATTCTGTCAGTGTCAGCGGTAAGGGCCATGGGGTGGAATGGCAGCTCCCCCCGCCTGTTCGTAGTGTCAGAGTGGGGGCTTGGTCAAGGGGGAGCACTGGTGCCAAAGGGGGCTTGGTCATGATATGGGAGAGGGAGTTGGTGCTATTTACACCCCTGCTCCTGGGGAATGCCCGGTTGAGCCAAAGTGCAGCatgccctgcccagcctgagctACCTGAGTGGTTATGGTGGATTAGCTCCTGGGGGAGACTCGACAGATGGGGAGAGAAAGAGGCTCTACGACCCCTGCTGCTGGGCTGTGCAGAAATACCGTGTTCTTCACCACTgcgtctctcttgctctctccccAGAGGGAGGTGATCTCTATGTCTGGGGCTGGAATGAATCAGGGCAGCTGGCACTGCCTTCCAAAGCACTGGCAGAGAAAAGGGCACCAGCCACAGCCTCTGTCTCCCAGCATGAGGAACCCTGCCCAGGTGAGGAACCCTGCAAGGGGGCACAGGTTTGAAGGCTGCCCTTAGGCAGTTGGAAGTTAGCCCTGGCTGGTGGGCAGAAAGCGGAGGGTTAGAGAGCTGCTGGTGCCAGAAGCTGCTAGTGGCCTTTCCTGTGACTGTTCACAGGGGAGGCATTTGGGAACATTTCAGCAAAAGGCCTTTAtttaacccctggaggccccacaCTTTTCACAGGGGTAGCTCTAGCCTGCTGCTCGCCACAGCCTGGTTGCTCTTGCATCTTGGAGGGTCagaccctccccagcccaagAGAGTCCCTGTCTTCTTGCTCTCCAGCCACAGCACCTGAGGTGGATTTTGAATCTATTTTCTAGGAGAGGCAGAGCTGAAATTGGTCAATCACGAGGCAGCACTGGGTGCTGAAGCAGCTGACTTCATTTCAATCCAggccttccctgctttgctggaTCTACCTGAGGGGTCAGAGGTCAGCAAGGTCAGTTGTGGCTCCCGCCACACTGCTGCTGTGACCCGTAAGTCCAGGGGCTTGGGTCTGGTCAGTAAGGAGGGGAGTGAAGTGTTGATTGCAAAGCTGTGATGGCACTAAAGCCTTGTAACCTTCAGCAATTCCCACCTGGCCTGGAGAAGAAGGCTGAGGTTGTGTAAGGGGCCTGGATACTGGCTGCACTCCAGGCACTGGGGAAGGATGGGGACTTGgctacaggagcggggcctgggcaGAGGTCACCACTGATGTATATTTATTAGCTTGCTTCACTCAACTGAAGGTGATGTTCCAGTGAGAAACCTCGGGAGGAAAGATGCCCTGAATTAACCACCCTGCCTCACGGGAGCTGTTTGAACTGACTGCCCCAGTGCAGGTCTGCGGCATTCAGCCCCATGGTCTGACTAAGTGCCTAAAGCAGCATGAGTAACATCCAGTATGTGCCAGGGTGAAGCATACACAGAAGAAGGTTCTGCTGTTCCCCAGTGTGGTTTGTTGGACAAGATGTGGcccaaaaggggggaggggggggaagagattCTCTCTCCTGTGGCCCCCACAGCTGACtcttgctctttgcttacagggactgGGGAGCTCTACACCTGGGGCTGGGGTAAGTGAGGGCAGTGCACAGCTTTTCAGGCTTGTAAATGCTCCTACATCAGAAAAAAGGCtaaaaaaagatggttactcgctttgtaactgttgttcttcgagatgtgttgctcatatccattccaaacccaccctccttccccaccactggagtagccggcaagaaggaactgaagggtggccgggtcggctggggtatatattcggcgccatagcggtgccacgccagagggcacccagccagcccgccaggtgttgctagggtaaaaatcttccgactaACGTGCACGCGACGTGTGcatacctaattggaatggatatgagcaacacatctcgaagaacaacagttacaaaggtgagtaaccgtcttttcttcttcgagtgattgctcacatccattccagttaggtgactcccaagccttaccctaggcggtggggttggagtgagatgttgcggaacacaaaactgctgagccaaaggctgcatcgtctctggactgctgaatcaATGCGTAGTGCaaggcaaaggtgtgaatggaagaccaggtagcagcgcaacagatttcctggatggggacatgggccaggaaagtggCAGACAAGGCTTGCGCCCacgtagaatgggcggtgagatggctagCCGAAAtgtgagccaattcatagcatgttcagatgcaggatgtcacccaagctGGAATTCTTTGGGAAGAGACCGGCATgcctttcatccagtctgccacGGCTACAAGGAGCTGGGGTgaccttcggaagggtttggttctctcAATATAAacggcgagagccctgcggacatccaaggTATGTAGCTGTTGTTCCCGATGCAATGAATGCGGCTTCGGGAAAAAAAACTGGGAGAAACATGTCTTGATTAACATAGAAaacagacaccaccttagggaagAATGCCAGGTGTGGTCGcggctgtaccttgtccttgtggaataccgtatacgggggatccacTGGCAAGGCTCGAAGCTCTGATACTCGTCTTGCTGAGGTGATAGtgacaaggaaggctgtcttccaggagaagtacagcagcgagcaggtggctaGAGGCTCGAAAGGGGAACCCATGActttggctagcaccaggttgagatcccaggtggGGGTCGGGCATCTGACTTGGGGGTACAACCGCTCCAATtccttaaggaacctggaaactatggggtgagaaaagattgaGCTGCCATTTTCCCGTGGGTGGAAGGCTGAAATAGCTGCGAGATGCACCCATATAGAAGAGACggccaggccctgctctttgagggaccataGGTAATCCACGACAATGGGAACAGaaacctgtctggggattaaGTTACTCTGAGCACACCAGtgggagaaacgcttccacttggcgagatacgTCGTCCTCAGGGAAGGCTTCCTCCTGCCCACTAGCACCTGTTGTACCGAGACGGAACAATGCAATTCCGACTGGCTCAACCACgtagcagccatgctgtcagatgaagggactgcaggtccggatggtgaagcctgcagAAGTCCTGTGTCATGaggtccggccagagtggcaaggggattgggtctgccacagagaggtcgaacaacaagatgtaccagtgttgcctcagCCATGCTGGGGCAATGAGGATCAGATGGgtgctgtccctgcggagtttgagtaggactctgtggatgagcggaaaggcataaagtaggtgcctcttccacgggatcagaaatgcatctgagagggagcccggggagcgtccttggaaggagcagaacacctggcatttcctgttctctcgaaaggcaaagaggtctatgtggggaaagccccacctccggaaaacagaatggataacgtcTGGGcgtatcgaccactcgtgagacaggaaagatctgctgaggtgatctgccagagtgttctggactcctgggagaaaagacactACCAAATCGACAGAgagggctatgcaaaattcccagagGTGGATGGCTTCTAAACAGAGGAGAGAGGAGCGtgctccaccctgcttgtttatgtaaaacatggccgttgtgttgtctgtgaattcTGATACACAATGGCCTTGGAGATGGTCCCGAAACACCTGGCAGACtagacggactgctctcagttccctcACATTGATGTGCAGGGACAGCTCTTGgggtgaccagaggccttgagtgtgtCAACTCCCAAaatgggcaccccaacccagagatgacgcatCTGTGGTTAGGGCTACTGAGGGTTGTGGTAGGTGGAAAGGCATCCCTGTGCAGACCAGAGAGGGGTCTAACCACCAAGTGAGGGAGTCAAGAACCTTCCTGGGGACAGTGAGCACAGAATCCAGACTGTCTCTGTGAGGACGGTATATTGACGCcagccaggtttggaagggatGGAGACGTAGCCTCGCGTACTTGGTCACAAAGGTGCAGGCGGCCATGTGACCTACCAGGCCGAGGCAAAACCACACCGATGTTGTCAGAAAGGATTGAAGACTGTGAATTAAtgaagccattgcttgaaaacgAGACcaggggaggcaggctctggccaaagtagagtccagaacggctccgatgaagtctattctctgcgtgggcATGAGAGTAGACGTTCCTGTGTTGATCATGAGACCTAAGCTGCTGAAGAGGTCTCTGACGATGCACAGGTGCTGCGGTACTTGTAAGCGAGAAGTCCCTTGAATAAGCCAATCATTGAGGTATGGGAAGACGTGTATTCGACGACACCGGAGGGAAGCAGCTGCTatagccatgcatttggtgaagaaccttggagctgtagaaaggccaaagagAAGTACcatgaactgaaagtgttggtggttgaccacaaaacggaggtactgtctgtgtggtggatagatggcgatgtggaaataagcgtccttcatatcgagggcagcttaccagtctcccggatccagggatgggatgatggtccccagggataccatgcggaacttcaactttatcaggaATTtcttgagttctcgcaggtctaggattggtcgcagacctccctttgccttggggattaaaaagtaatgggaatagaaccccttgcccctcatgtcttttggcacctccAGCTTTAGGAGCGCCTggacctcttgccagaggaattgctcgtgagaggggtccctgaagagtgaTGGatagggagggtgggagggaggggttgacACAAACTGTAGATGGTATCCCGTTTCCACCGTGCGAAGGACCCAACAATTGGAGGTTAgttgggaccaggcagggaggaaatggcAGAGGCGGTTGAAAAAAGAGGGAGAAGGATCCGGTAGGATAACTGGTGGTCCGTCCTTGGGCGTCCCATCAGAAGTTTTGCTTAGGCCCCGCTGGTGGTTTAGGAGGCACTTGACTTTGGGatccttgagggccagactgtctGCGCCGATGCCGCCTGGTAGCGTCCTGATGCTGCCTAGACTGGTTGTACGGGCGGTATGGGTGGGTCCGGAAGGACCTTTGCTGTCACTAGCGTGTGCATACCCAGCGAGCGCAAAATGACACGATTGTCCTtgaggctttgcagcctggggtcggttttgtctGAGAAGAGGCCCTGTCCCTTGAaaggtaaatcctgaatggtctgctgcaattcagggggaaggcctgaagccaggaaatacgcctcatcgtcactccGGTTGCTAAAGTTCTGGCCGCCGAGTCCGCGGCATCCAGAGAgacctggagggaggttcttgccaCCTTTTTACCCTCTTCGAGCAGGGCCGTAAACTCTGGACGGgagtcctggggaagaagctccgtaaacttccccacTGCCACCCAGATATTAAAATTGTATCGACTTAGGAGGGCCTAAGGATGGTTgatttgccaccctaagttgaaggccccagccgagtatattttgcggcctaggaggtccatgcatCTAGCCTCCTTCACCTTAGGAGCTGATGCTTGCTGGTCGTGATGCTCCTGTTCGTTCACTGATTGGACAACTAGAGAGCAGGGAGGTGGATGGGTGTAGAGGTATtcgtacccctttgaggggaccatatatttcctctctactcccctagctgtaggtggaatttaagctggggattgccaaatggtgtccgcattGGCTTGTATAGTGCGGATGAACGGGAGCACCACTATGGTAGGTGCATCAGCTGATAAGATGTCCACgactgggtcctctatctcctCCATCTGCAAATTCATATTGTTGGCCACCCGCCTCAGAAGGTCTCGATGGGCTCTGAGATCGATTGgcggagggcctgaggaggatgttcctgctactgcctcatcaggtgaggaagaggaggagaggcccAGGACCAACGGGTCCTGGGGTGGGTCGTGTACAGGAGGAGCATCAGTTGGATCAGGTGGAACCTCTGTGCCCCCCGATGGAATTGGACCCTCATCCGTGCCCGTAGGGGGAGGGCGGCTCACTGTCGCCTCTGGTACCCAGTGTTCTGAGGGGGCCGAGCGTTGAGCCACGGACggggcaccttgggcctggtggtatgccctgGTGTCCAGagggaccagtgatgaggcccttgttcATGGCCTTGTCTCTCCGGATAGTGGCTGGGTCACCCTCCGGATGGTATGATGCACTTCCAGCCTGAGACGATACTGAAGTGTGTCTTGAAGGCCACGgtggtgccgagaggccttgtgAGGATGGCACCGTCCTGGACGCTTGATCTCGGAGTGGTGCCGCGATCGAGACCGGGACCTTCTACCGTAACGGTGCCCGGAGGTCAACTGGGATCTCGAGCCCCGTCGCCTGGAGCGACTGCGGGATACACAGTACCGAGATCAGTGCCGAGAGGC
This sequence is a window from Gopherus evgoodei ecotype Sinaloan lineage chromosome 10, rGopEvg1_v1.p, whole genome shotgun sequence. Protein-coding genes within it:
- the RCCD1 gene encoding RCC1 domain-containing protein 1 isoform X2 encodes the protein MAEPRPQRGWFVFGFRGFAEPRGGGARRLEPEPGGIRVVRPAWSYTGLVTGHGRLVLGGWLAGALPGHCQDLLPSESHVLLLRGTALEAWARGARLCQGPSWQQQLHPGEAARPLPLAPCGYMIPRPPFLCPLPPALRAQKLVLGLEHVVLLGQDGTIYTWGCGRHGQLGHGGLEPALEPRLVEALHGVPMGDVAAGGWHSVSVSEGGDLYVWGWNESGQLALPSKALAEKRAPATASVSQHEEPCPGEAELKLVNHEAALGAEAADFISIQAFPALLDLPEGSEVSKGLGSSTPGAGANTANLATMTQPALTSHARLAISLQMDSQWRMWSVAHGTLMSVLWRNESS
- the RCCD1 gene encoding RCC1 domain-containing protein 1 isoform X4, producing MAEPRPQRGWFVFGFRGFAEPRGGGARRLEPEPGGIRVVRPAWSYTGLVTGHGRLVLGGWLAGALPGHCQDLLPSESHVLLLRGTALEAWARGARLCQGPSWQQQLHPGEAARPLPLAPCGYMIPRPPFLCPLPPALRAQKLVLGLEHVVLLGQDGTIYTWGCGRHGQLGHGGLEPALEPRLVEALHGVPMGDVAAGGWHSVSVSEGGDLYVWGWNESGQLALPSKALAEKRAPATASVSQHEEPCPGEAELKLVNHEAALGAEAADFISIQAFPALLDLPEGSEVSKANTANLATMTQPALTSHARLAISLQMDSQWRMWSVAHGTLMSVLWRNESS
- the RCCD1 gene encoding RCC1 domain-containing protein 1 isoform X1 produces the protein MAEPRPQRGWFVFGFRGFAEPRGGGARRLEPEPGGIRVVRPAWSYTGLVTGHGRLVLGGWLAGALPGHCQDLLPSESHVLLLRGTALEAWARGARLCQGPSWQQQLHPGEAARPLPLAPCGYMIPRPPFLCPLPPALRAQKLVLGLEHVVLLGQDGTIYTWGCGRHGQLGHGGLEPALEPRLVEALHGVPMGDVAAGGWHSVSVSEGGDLYVWGWNESGQLALPSKALAEKRAPATASVSQHEEPCPGEAELKLVNHEAALGAEAADFISIQAFPALLDLPEGSEVSKVSCGSRHTAAVTRTGELYTWGWGKYGQLGHNDTASSDQPRQVGYFPANGLTVEDVVCGPWNTYVGAVEK
- the RCCD1 gene encoding RCC1 domain-containing protein 1 isoform X3, coding for MAEPRPQRGWFVFGFRGFAEPRGGGARRLEPEPGGIRVVRPAWSYTGLVTGHGRLVLGGWLAGALPGHCQDLLPSESHVLLLRGTALEAWARGARLCQGPSWQQQLHPGEAARPLPLAPCGYMIPRPPFLCPLPPALRAQKLVLGLEHVVLLGQDGTIYTWGCGRHGQLGHGGLEPALEPRLVEALHGVPMGDVAAGGWHSVSVSEGGDLYVWGWNESGQLALPSKALAEKRAPATASVSQHEEPCPGEAELKLVNHEAALGAEAADFISIQAFPALLDLPEGSEVSKVSCGSRHTAAVTRKYGQLGHNDTASSDQPRQVGYFPANGLTVEDVVCGPWNTYVGAVEK